The Gallus gallus isolate bGalGal1 chromosome 3, bGalGal1.mat.broiler.GRCg7b, whole genome shotgun sequence genome window below encodes:
- the LOC100857421 gene encoding ankyrin repeat domain-containing protein 26-like isoform X2, whose amino-acid sequence MEKIRKFFRTLRKTRRRWSARVHPMDCTEQESQGEGPLESEVKQAEDSADGVSVAISAPHDLSITDGVAAVPSAPHDLSSTDGEAAVTSALHDLSSTDGEAAVTSALHDLSNTDGVAAVTSAPLGFSITDGVAAVTSAPLSLTETFESYSCSANDAKQGFKRQPERWPSCLEGLSGNISELQKSNKTSSQQQKKSRSKARRQKRQLEQLEEMLKEKTLVLEATEKALFQAQRQAKECRASHLAKGEPRKESAEKEVLQEQVAQLQRENLSLRQRLDDALKTSQARARTARQLQQELTEAVGKQQIAEASLKTSADLCDSLKNKISKLQEDLDKANATVCDLSAQLKVEHSELLLQKRANEELRMEEAVLKQRVEAAVADYKTSVQIGKKREEEMQEKLADSFRKQSMSENSQKLSEDYCRHLKNDISKLEEDMDKANVKVLELSIQLEMERQKSLELEMANRALQDLVHQYRPQATAVGCSPFSQNRRWHEGGAPKEMGQKPEPSRFVPAASQSRLEEINAAEAMFRKQQRQRIAALTSEMERAQSMHQESLRQIAHWQAGLDVSEKLFLVGEDIRRSLANKYDDHW is encoded by the exons ATGGAGAAGATCCGGAAGTTTTTCCGGACATTGAGAAAGACACGGAGAAG GTGGAGTGCTCGCGTGCACCCCATggactgcacagagcaggaaagtCAGGGAGAAGGCCCTTTGGAATCTGAAGTGAAGCAG GCAGAGGACAGCGCAGATGGAGTATCAGTGGCAATTTCTGCCCCGCATGATCTCTCCATCACAGACGGGGTGGCAGCGGTACCTTCTGCCCCGCATGATCTCTCCAGCACAGATGGGGAGGCAGCGGTGACTTCTGCCCTGCACGATCTCTCCAGCACAGATGGGGAGGCAGCGGTGACTTCTGCCCTGCACGATCTCTCCAACACAGATGGGGTGGCAGCGGTAACTTCTGCCCCGCTCGGTTTCTCCATCACAGATGGAGTAGCAGCGGTAACTTCTGCCCCGCTCAGTCTCACCGAGACCTTTGAAAGTTACTCGTGCTCAGCAAACGACGCTAAGCAAGGATTTAAGAGACAACCTGAGCGATGGCCTTCCTGCCTAGAAGGCCTCTCTGGGAACATCTCTGAGTtgcaaaaaagcaacaagacCTCgtctcagcagcagaagaaatccaGAAGTAAAGCTCGTAGGCAAAAGAGACAATTGGAGCAATTGGAAGAAATGCTCAAGGAAAAGACGTTGGTTTTAGAAGCGACAGAAAAAGCACTGTTCCAGGCCCAGAGGCAGGCAAAGGAATGCCGTGCTTCACACCTTGCAAAAGGTGAACCGAGAAAAGAAAGTGCAGAGAAGGAAGTTCTGCAGGAACAAGTGGCCCAGCTCCAACGTGAAAACCTTTCACTCCGTCAGCGGCTGGATGATGCGCTCAAGACCAGCCAGGCAAGAGCG AGAACAGCCAGACAGCTGCAACAAGAACTTACCGAGGCTGTCGGAAAGCAGCAGATTGCAGAAGCATCCCTGAAAACTTCTGCCGACTTATGCGACTCGCTGAAGAACAAAATCTCCAAATTGCAAGAGGATTTGGACAAGGCTAATGCCACG GTGTGTGACCTTTCTGCACAGCTAAAGGTGGAACACTCAGAGTTGCTGCTGCAAAAAAGGGCAAATGAGGAGCTGCGGATGGAGGAGGCTGTTCTCAAGCAGCGTGTAGAGGCTGCAGTGGCAGATTATAAAACATCAGTGCAGATTGGAAAGAAGCgtgaagaagaaatgcaagagaaaCTTGCTGAtagtttcagaaagcagtcaATGTCAGAAAATTCTCAGAAGCTTTCTGAAGATTACTGCCGTCACCTGAAGAACGACATCTCGAAGCTGGAGGAAGACATGGACAAGGCTAATGTCAAG GTGCTTGAACTCTCCATACAGCTGGAGATGGAACGGCAAAAGTCACTGGAGCTAGAAATGGCAAATCGAGCGCTGCAAGACCTGGTTCACCAATATCGCCCACAGGCCACTGCAGTGGGCTGTAGCCCATTCTCACAGAATAGAAGGTGGCACGAAGGAGGAGCCCCAAAAGAAATGGGGCAGAAGCCAGAGCCCAGCCGCTTTGTTCCG GCAGCCTCTCAAAGCAGGCTAGAGGAGATCAACGCCGCAGAAGCAATGtttagaaagcagcagaggcagagaatTGCAGCTCTGACATCAGAAATGGAGAGAGCCCAAAGCATGCATCAGGAGAGCTTGCGGCAAATAGCACACTGGCAAGCAGGGCTAGACGTGTCAGAAAAACTGTTCCTGGTGGGTGAGGACATTAGAAGAAGCCTTGCAAATAAGTACGATGA TCACTGGTGA
- the LOC112532200 gene encoding ankyrin repeat domain-containing protein 26-like isoform X1 has product MEKIRKFFRTLRKTRRRWSARVHPMDCTEQESQGEGPLESEVKQVTVFFWLYKMLANASSFEPISLSVDSFYSFFLSILFLYLEQAEDSADGVSVAISAPHDLSITDGVAAVPSAPHDLSSTDGEAAVTSALHDLSSTDGEAAVTSALHDLSNTDGVAAVTSAPLGFSITDGVAAVTSAPLSLTETFESYSCSANDAKQGFKRQPERWPSCLEGLSGNISELQKSNKTSSQQQKKSRSKARRQKRQLEQLEEMLKEKTLVLEATEKALFQAQRQAKECRASHLAKGEPRKESAEKEVLQEQVAQLQRENLSLRQRLDDALKTSQARARTARQLQQELTEAVGKQQIAEASLKTSADLCDSLKNKISKLQEDLDKANATVCDLSAQLKVEHSELLLQKRANEELRMEEAVLKQRVEAAVADYKTSVQIGKKREEEMQEKLADSFRKQSMSENSRKLSEDYCRHLKNDISKLEEDMDKANVKVLELSIQLEMERQKSLELEMANRALQDLVHQYRPQATAVGCSPFSQNRRWHEGGAPKEMGQKPEPSRFVPAASQSRLEEINAAEAMFRKQQRQRIAALTSEMERAQSMHQESLRQIAHWQAGLDVSEKLFLVGEDIRRSLANKYDDHW; this is encoded by the exons ATGGAGAAGATCCGGAAGTTTTTCCGGACATTGAGAAAGACACGGAGAAG GTGGAGTGCTCGCGTGCACCCCATggactgcacagagcaggaaagtCAGGGAGAAGGCCCTTTGGAATCTGAAGTGAAGCAGGTGACGGTCTTCTTCTGGCTTTATAAAATGCTTGCCAATGCATCCTCTTTTGAGCCGATTTCCTTAAGTGTTGACAGtttctattctttctttctttctattctaTTTCTATACTTGGAACAGGCAGAGGACAGCGCAGATGGAGTATCAGTGGCAATTTCTGCCCCGCATGATCTCTCCATCACAGACGGGGTGGCAGCGGTACCTTCTGCCCCGCATGATCTCTCCAGCACAGATGGGGAGGCAGCGGTGACTTCTGCCCTGCACGATCTCTCCAGCACAGATGGGGAGGCAGCGGTGACTTCTGCCCTGCACGATCTCTCCAACACAGATGGGGTGGCAGCGGTAACTTCTGCCCCGCTCGGTTTCTCCATCACAGATGGAGTAGCAGCGGTAACTTCTGCCCCGCTCAGTCTCACCGAGACCTTTGAAAGTTACTCGTGCTCAGCAAACGACGCTAAGCAAGGATTTAAGAGACAACCTGAGCGATGGCCTTCCTGCCTAGAAGGCCTCTCTGGGAACATCTCTGAGTtgcaaaaaagcaacaagacCTCgtctcagcagcagaagaaatccaGAAGTAAAGCTCGTAGGCAAAAGAGACAATTGGAGCAATTGGAAGAAATGCTCAAGGAAAAGACGTTGGTTTTAGAAGCGACAGAAAAAGCACTGTTCCAGGCCCAGAGGCAGGCAAAGGAATGCCGTGCTTCACACCTTGCAAAAGGTGAACCGAGAAAAGAAAGTGCAGAGAAGGAAGTTCTGCAGGAACAAGTGGCCCAGCTCCAACGTGAAAACCTTTCACTCCGTCAGCGGCTGGATGATGCGCTCAAGACCAGCCAGGCAAGAGCG AGAACAGCCAGACAGCTGCAACAAGAACTTACCGAGGCTGTCGGAAAGCAGCAGATTGCAGAAGCATCCCTGAAAACTTCTGCCGACTTATGCGACTCGCTGAAGAACAAAATCTCCAAATTGCAAGAGGATTTGGACAAGGCTAATGCCACG GTGTGTGACCTTTCTGCACAGCTAAAGGTGGAACACTCAGAGTTGCTGCTGCAAAAAAGGGCAAATGAGGAGCTGCGGATGGAGGAGGCTGTTCTCAAGCAGCGTGTAGAGGCTGCAGTGGCAGATTATAAAACATCAGTGCAGATTGGAAAGAAGCgtgaagaagaaatgcaagagaaaCTTGCTGAtagtttcagaaagcagtcaATGTCAGAAAATTCTCGGAAGCTTTCTGAAGATTACTGCCGTCACCTGAAGAACGACATCTCGAAGCTGGAGGAAGACATGGACAAGGCTAATGTCAAG GTGCTTGAACTCTCCATACAGCTGGAGATGGAACGGCAAAAGTCACTGGAGCTAGAAATGGCAAATCGAGCGCTGCAAGACCTGGTTCACCAATATCGCCCACAGGCCACTGCAGTGGGCTGTAGCCCATTCTCACAGAATAGAAGGTGGCACGAAGGAGGAGCCCCAAAAGAAATGGGGCAGAAGCCAGAGCCCAGCCGCTTTGTTCCG GCAGCCTCTCAAAGCAGGCTAGAGGAGATCAACGCCGCAGAAGCAATGtttagaaagcagcagaggcagagaatTGCAGCTCTGACATCAGAAATGGAGAGAGCCCAAAGCATGCATCAGGAGAGCTTGCGGCAAATAGCACACTGGCAAGCAGGGCTAGACGTGTCAGAAAAACTGTTCCTGGTGGGTGAGGACATTAGAAGAAGCCTTGCAAATAAGTACGATGA TCACTGGTGA
- the LOC112532200 gene encoding ankyrin repeat domain-containing protein 26-like isoform X2, producing the protein MEKIRKFFRTLRKTRRRWSARVHPMDCTEQESQGEGPLESEVKQAEDSADGVSVAISAPHDLSITDGVAAVPSAPHDLSSTDGEAAVTSALHDLSSTDGEAAVTSALHDLSNTDGVAAVTSAPLGFSITDGVAAVTSAPLSLTETFESYSCSANDAKQGFKRQPERWPSCLEGLSGNISELQKSNKTSSQQQKKSRSKARRQKRQLEQLEEMLKEKTLVLEATEKALFQAQRQAKECRASHLAKGEPRKESAEKEVLQEQVAQLQRENLSLRQRLDDALKTSQARARTARQLQQELTEAVGKQQIAEASLKTSADLCDSLKNKISKLQEDLDKANATVCDLSAQLKVEHSELLLQKRANEELRMEEAVLKQRVEAAVADYKTSVQIGKKREEEMQEKLADSFRKQSMSENSRKLSEDYCRHLKNDISKLEEDMDKANVKVLELSIQLEMERQKSLELEMANRALQDLVHQYRPQATAVGCSPFSQNRRWHEGGAPKEMGQKPEPSRFVPAASQSRLEEINAAEAMFRKQQRQRIAALTSEMERAQSMHQESLRQIAHWQAGLDVSEKLFLVGEDIRRSLANKYDDHW; encoded by the exons ATGGAGAAGATCCGGAAGTTTTTCCGGACATTGAGAAAGACACGGAGAAG GTGGAGTGCTCGCGTGCACCCCATggactgcacagagcaggaaagtCAGGGAGAAGGCCCTTTGGAATCTGAAGTGAAGCAG GCAGAGGACAGCGCAGATGGAGTATCAGTGGCAATTTCTGCCCCGCATGATCTCTCCATCACAGACGGGGTGGCAGCGGTACCTTCTGCCCCGCATGATCTCTCCAGCACAGATGGGGAGGCAGCGGTGACTTCTGCCCTGCACGATCTCTCCAGCACAGATGGGGAGGCAGCGGTGACTTCTGCCCTGCACGATCTCTCCAACACAGATGGGGTGGCAGCGGTAACTTCTGCCCCGCTCGGTTTCTCCATCACAGATGGAGTAGCAGCGGTAACTTCTGCCCCGCTCAGTCTCACCGAGACCTTTGAAAGTTACTCGTGCTCAGCAAACGACGCTAAGCAAGGATTTAAGAGACAACCTGAGCGATGGCCTTCCTGCCTAGAAGGCCTCTCTGGGAACATCTCTGAGTtgcaaaaaagcaacaagacCTCgtctcagcagcagaagaaatccaGAAGTAAAGCTCGTAGGCAAAAGAGACAATTGGAGCAATTGGAAGAAATGCTCAAGGAAAAGACGTTGGTTTTAGAAGCGACAGAAAAAGCACTGTTCCAGGCCCAGAGGCAGGCAAAGGAATGCCGTGCTTCACACCTTGCAAAAGGTGAACCGAGAAAAGAAAGTGCAGAGAAGGAAGTTCTGCAGGAACAAGTGGCCCAGCTCCAACGTGAAAACCTTTCACTCCGTCAGCGGCTGGATGATGCGCTCAAGACCAGCCAGGCAAGAGCG AGAACAGCCAGACAGCTGCAACAAGAACTTACCGAGGCTGTCGGAAAGCAGCAGATTGCAGAAGCATCCCTGAAAACTTCTGCCGACTTATGCGACTCGCTGAAGAACAAAATCTCCAAATTGCAAGAGGATTTGGACAAGGCTAATGCCACG GTGTGTGACCTTTCTGCACAGCTAAAGGTGGAACACTCAGAGTTGCTGCTGCAAAAAAGGGCAAATGAGGAGCTGCGGATGGAGGAGGCTGTTCTCAAGCAGCGTGTAGAGGCTGCAGTGGCAGATTATAAAACATCAGTGCAGATTGGAAAGAAGCgtgaagaagaaatgcaagagaaaCTTGCTGAtagtttcagaaagcagtcaATGTCAGAAAATTCTCGGAAGCTTTCTGAAGATTACTGCCGTCACCTGAAGAACGACATCTCGAAGCTGGAGGAAGACATGGACAAGGCTAATGTCAAG GTGCTTGAACTCTCCATACAGCTGGAGATGGAACGGCAAAAGTCACTGGAGCTAGAAATGGCAAATCGAGCGCTGCAAGACCTGGTTCACCAATATCGCCCACAGGCCACTGCAGTGGGCTGTAGCCCATTCTCACAGAATAGAAGGTGGCACGAAGGAGGAGCCCCAAAAGAAATGGGGCAGAAGCCAGAGCCCAGCCGCTTTGTTCCG GCAGCCTCTCAAAGCAGGCTAGAGGAGATCAACGCCGCAGAAGCAATGtttagaaagcagcagaggcagagaatTGCAGCTCTGACATCAGAAATGGAGAGAGCCCAAAGCATGCATCAGGAGAGCTTGCGGCAAATAGCACACTGGCAAGCAGGGCTAGACGTGTCAGAAAAACTGTTCCTGGTGGGTGAGGACATTAGAAGAAGCCTTGCAAATAAGTACGATGA TCACTGGTGA
- the LOC107053041 gene encoding ankyrin repeat domain-containing protein 26, with product MEKIRKFFRTLRKTRRRWSARVHPMDCTEQESQGEGPLESEVKQAEDSADGVSVAISAPHDLSITDGVAAVPSAPHDLSSTDGEAAVTSALHDLSSTDGEAAVTSALHDLSNTDGVAAVTSAPLGFSITDGVAAVTSAPLSLTETFESYSCSANDAKQGFKRQPERWPSCLEGLSGNISELQKSNKTSSQQQKKSRSKARRQKRQLEQLEEILKEKTLVLEATEKALFQAQRQAKECRASHLAKGEPRKESAEKEVLQEQVAQLQRENLSLRQRLDDALKTSQARARTARQLQQELTEAVGKQQIAEASLKTSADLCDSLKNKISKLQEDLDKANATVCDLSAQLKVEHSELLLQKRANEELRMEEAVLKQRVEAAVADYKTSVQIGKKREEEMQEKLADSFRKQSMSENSRKLSEDYCRHLKNDISKLEEDMDKANVKVLELSIQLEMERQKSLELEMANRALQDLVHQYRPQATAVGCSPFSQNRRWHEGGAPKEMGQKPEPSRFVPAASQSRLEEINAAEAMFRKQQRQRIAALTSEMERAQSMHQESLRQIAHWQAGLDVSEKLFLVGEDIRRSLANKYDDHW from the exons ATGGAGAAGATCCGGAAGTTTTTCCGGACATTGAGAAAGACACGGAGAAG GTGGAGTGCTCGCGTGCACCCCATggactgcacagagcaggaaagtCAGGGAGAAGGCCCTTTGGAATCTGAAGTGAAGCAG GCAGAGGACAGCGCAGATGGAGTATCAGTGGCAATTTCTGCCCCGCATGATCTCTCCATCACAGACGGGGTGGCAGCGGTACCTTCTGCCCCGCATGATCTCTCCAGCACAGATGGGGAGGCAGCGGTGACTTCTGCCCTGCACGATCTCTCCAGCACAGATGGGGAGGCAGCGGTGACTTCTGCCCTGCACGATCTCTCCAACACAGATGGGGTGGCAGCGGTAACTTCTGCCCCGCTCGGTTTCTCCATCACAGATGGAGTAGCAGCGGTAACTTCTGCCCCGCTCAGTCTCACCGAGACCTTTGAAAGTTACTCGTGCTCAGCAAACGACGCTAAGCAAGGATTTAAGAGACAACCTGAGCGATGGCCTTCCTGCCTAGAAGGCCTCTCTGGGAACATCTCTGAGTtgcaaaaaagcaacaagacCTCgtctcagcagcagaagaaatccaGAAGTAAAGCTCGTAGGCAAAAGAGACAATTGGAGCAATTGGAAGAAATACTCAAGGAAAAGACGTTGGTTTTAGAAGCGACAGAAAAAGCACTGTTCCAGGCCCAGAGGCAGGCAAAGGAATGCCGTGCTTCACACCTTGCAAAAGGTGAACCGAGAAAAGAAAGTGCAGAGAAGGAAGTTCTGCAGGAACAAGTGGCCCAGCTCCAACGTGAAAACCTTTCACTCCGTCAGCGGCTGGATGATGCGCTCAAGACCAGCCAGGCAAGAGCG AGAACAGCCAGACAGCTGCAACAAGAACTTACCGAGGCTGTCGGAAAGCAGCAGATTGCAGAAGCATCCCTGAAAACTTCTGCCGACTTATGCGACTCGCTGAAGAACAAAATCTCCAAATTGCAAGAGGATTTGGACAAGGCTAATGCCACG GTGTGTGACCTTTCTGCACAGCTAAAGGTGGAACACTCAGAGTTGCTGCTGCAAAAAAGGGCAAATGAGGAGCTGCGGATGGAGGAGGCTGTTCTCAAGCAGCGTGTAGAGGCTGCAGTGGCAGATTATAAAACATCAGTGCAGATTGGAAAGAAGCgtgaagaagaaatgcaagagaaaCTTGCTGAtagtttcagaaagcagtcaATGTCAGAAAATTCTCGGAAGCTTTCTGAAGATTACTGCCGTCACCTGAAGAACGACATCTCGAAGCTGGAGGAAGACATGGACAAGGCTAATGTCAAG GTGCTTGAACTCTCCATACAGCTGGAGATGGAACGGCAAAAGTCACTGGAGCTAGAAATGGCAAATCGAGCGCTGCAAGACCTGGTTCACCAATATCGCCCACAGGCCACTGCAGTGGGCTGTAGCCCATTCTCACAGAATAGAAGGTGGCACGAAGGAGGAGCCCCAAAAGAAATGGGGCAGAAGCCAGAGCCCAGCCGCTTTGTTCCG GCAGCCTCTCAAAGCAGGCTAGAGGAGATCAACGCCGCAGAAGCAATGtttagaaagcagcagaggcagagaatTGCAGCTCTGACATCAGAAATGGAGAGAGCCCAAAGCATGCATCAGGAGAGCTTGCGGCAAATAGCACACTGGCAAGCAGGGCTAGACGTGTCAGAAAAACTGTTCCTGGTGGGTGAGGACATTAGAAGAAGCCTTGCAAATAAGTACGATGA TCACTGGTGA
- the SULT6B1L gene encoding sulfotransferase 6B1 — MSRNRERVIEVVENSFSENEKTSPEDLLFSYDGILYPAALSSPETLEALKSFETRSNDVILAGYPKTGTNWLEEMVREIESTDAKYTEEEMKERINAEKELQMFPRLEFGDPGVFERMKKLPSRRIILTHLSPHLLPPSLFQGKAKILLLLRNPKDTAVSYYHFYNNMPVLPSFATWDEYFAAFMSGKLAWGSYFDHLMEWNRYIDHERMMMISYEELKENPVLGMKKIAAFFGFSLSEEEFSRIAKKTSFQAMKEKSKETHGKFGDILFRKGVVGSWRDLFSEAQNEEMDQKFEECIGGTILAMKIKYDVYCKT, encoded by the exons ATGAGCAGAAATAGGGAAAGAGTTATTGAAGTTGTAGAAAATAGTttttcagagaatgaaaagaCTTCCCCCGAAGATCTGCTGTTTTCCTATGATGGTATTCTGTATCCTGCTGCACTTAGCAGTCCAGAAACTTTGGAAGCTCTGAAATCCTTTGAAACCAGGAGCAACGATGTGATTCTAGCAGGCTATCCTAAAACAG GAACCAACTGGCTTGAAGAAATGGTGAGAGAAATAGAATCAACAGATGCTAAAtatacagaagaagaaatgaaagagagaatAAATGCTGAAAAGGAGCTACAGATGTTTCCACGTCTAGAGTTCGGAGATCCTGGAGTATTTGAG AGGATGAAGAAGCTGCCTTCCCGAAGAATCATACTAACCCATCTGTCACCTCATCTCCTGCCCCCATCTCTTTTCCAAGGGAAGGCTAAG ATCCTTCTGCTGCTTCGGAATCCCAAGGACACAGCTGTCTCCTATTACCACTTTTACAACAACATGCCAGTGCTGCCCTCCTTTGCTACCTGGGATGAGTACTTTGCAGCTTTCATGAGTGGGAAAT tGGCTTGGGGGTCCTACTTTGACCACTTAATGGAATGGAACAGATACATCGACCACGAGAGGATGATGATGATTAGCTATGAGGAACTGAAAGAG AACCCGGTACTGGGAATGAAGAAGattgctgctttctttggaTTCTCCCTGAGTGAGGAAGAGTTTTCCAGAATTGCCAAGAAGACCAGTTTCCAAGCTATGAAGGAGAAGTCCAAGGAAACCCATGGTAAATTTGGGGACATCCTCTTCCGTAAGG GGGTTGTTGGAAGCTGGAGAGACCTCTTCTCTGAAGCTCAGAATGAAGAAATGGACCAAAAATTTGAAGAATGCATAGGGGGAACAATTCTGGCAATGAAGATTAAATACGATGTATACTGCAAGACATGA
- the LOC100857421 gene encoding ankyrin repeat domain-containing protein 26-like isoform X1: protein MEKIRKFFRTLRKTRRRWSARVHPMDCTEQESQGEGPLESEVKQVTVFFWLYKMLANASSFEPISLSVDSFYSFFLSILFLYLEQAEDSADGVSVAISAPHDLSITDGVAAVPSAPHDLSSTDGEAAVTSALHDLSSTDGEAAVTSALHDLSNTDGVAAVTSAPLGFSITDGVAAVTSAPLSLTETFESYSCSANDAKQGFKRQPERWPSCLEGLSGNISELQKSNKTSSQQQKKSRSKARRQKRQLEQLEEMLKEKTLVLEATEKALFQAQRQAKECRASHLAKGEPRKESAEKEVLQEQVAQLQRENLSLRQRLDDALKTSQARARTARQLQQELTEAVGKQQIAEASLKTSADLCDSLKNKISKLQEDLDKANATVCDLSAQLKVEHSELLLQKRANEELRMEEAVLKQRVEAAVADYKTSVQIGKKREEEMQEKLADSFRKQSMSENSQKLSEDYCRHLKNDISKLEEDMDKANVKVLELSIQLEMERQKSLELEMANRALQDLVHQYRPQATAVGCSPFSQNRRWHEGGAPKEMGQKPEPSRFVPAASQSRLEEINAAEAMFRKQQRQRIAALTSEMERAQSMHQESLRQIAHWQAGLDVSEKLFLVGEDIRRSLANKYDDHW, encoded by the exons ATGGAGAAGATCCGGAAGTTTTTCCGGACATTGAGAAAGACACGGAGAAG GTGGAGTGCTCGCGTGCACCCCATggactgcacagagcaggaaagtCAGGGAGAAGGCCCTTTGGAATCTGAAGTGAAGCAGGTGACGGTCTTCTTCTGGCTTTATAAAATGCTTGCCAATGCATCCTCTTTTGAGCCGATTTCCTTAAGTGTTGACAGtttctattctttctttctttctattctaTTTCTATACTTGGAACAGGCAGAGGACAGCGCAGATGGAGTATCAGTGGCAATTTCTGCCCCGCATGATCTCTCCATCACAGACGGGGTGGCAGCGGTACCTTCTGCCCCGCATGATCTCTCCAGCACAGATGGGGAGGCAGCGGTGACTTCTGCCCTGCACGATCTCTCCAGCACAGATGGGGAGGCAGCGGTGACTTCTGCCCTGCACGATCTCTCCAACACAGATGGGGTGGCAGCGGTAACTTCTGCCCCGCTCGGTTTCTCCATCACAGATGGAGTAGCAGCGGTAACTTCTGCCCCGCTCAGTCTCACCGAGACCTTTGAAAGTTACTCGTGCTCAGCAAACGACGCTAAGCAAGGATTTAAGAGACAACCTGAGCGATGGCCTTCCTGCCTAGAAGGCCTCTCTGGGAACATCTCTGAGTtgcaaaaaagcaacaagacCTCgtctcagcagcagaagaaatccaGAAGTAAAGCTCGTAGGCAAAAGAGACAATTGGAGCAATTGGAAGAAATGCTCAAGGAAAAGACGTTGGTTTTAGAAGCGACAGAAAAAGCACTGTTCCAGGCCCAGAGGCAGGCAAAGGAATGCCGTGCTTCACACCTTGCAAAAGGTGAACCGAGAAAAGAAAGTGCAGAGAAGGAAGTTCTGCAGGAACAAGTGGCCCAGCTCCAACGTGAAAACCTTTCACTCCGTCAGCGGCTGGATGATGCGCTCAAGACCAGCCAGGCAAGAGCG AGAACAGCCAGACAGCTGCAACAAGAACTTACCGAGGCTGTCGGAAAGCAGCAGATTGCAGAAGCATCCCTGAAAACTTCTGCCGACTTATGCGACTCGCTGAAGAACAAAATCTCCAAATTGCAAGAGGATTTGGACAAGGCTAATGCCACG GTGTGTGACCTTTCTGCACAGCTAAAGGTGGAACACTCAGAGTTGCTGCTGCAAAAAAGGGCAAATGAGGAGCTGCGGATGGAGGAGGCTGTTCTCAAGCAGCGTGTAGAGGCTGCAGTGGCAGATTATAAAACATCAGTGCAGATTGGAAAGAAGCgtgaagaagaaatgcaagagaaaCTTGCTGAtagtttcagaaagcagtcaATGTCAGAAAATTCTCAGAAGCTTTCTGAAGATTACTGCCGTCACCTGAAGAACGACATCTCGAAGCTGGAGGAAGACATGGACAAGGCTAATGTCAAG GTGCTTGAACTCTCCATACAGCTGGAGATGGAACGGCAAAAGTCACTGGAGCTAGAAATGGCAAATCGAGCGCTGCAAGACCTGGTTCACCAATATCGCCCACAGGCCACTGCAGTGGGCTGTAGCCCATTCTCACAGAATAGAAGGTGGCACGAAGGAGGAGCCCCAAAAGAAATGGGGCAGAAGCCAGAGCCCAGCCGCTTTGTTCCG GCAGCCTCTCAAAGCAGGCTAGAGGAGATCAACGCCGCAGAAGCAATGtttagaaagcagcagaggcagagaatTGCAGCTCTGACATCAGAAATGGAGAGAGCCCAAAGCATGCATCAGGAGAGCTTGCGGCAAATAGCACACTGGCAAGCAGGGCTAGACGTGTCAGAAAAACTGTTCCTGGTGGGTGAGGACATTAGAAGAAGCCTTGCAAATAAGTACGATGA TCACTGGTGA